In a genomic window of Staphylococcus taiwanensis:
- a CDS encoding MaoC family dehydratase — protein sequence MKYDDFIVGETFKTKSLHITEEEIIQFATTFDPQYMHIDKEKAEQSRFKGIIASGMHTLSISFKLWVEEGKYGEEVVAGTQMNNVKFIKPVYPGNTLYVIAEITNKKSIKKENGLVTVSLSTYNENEEIVFKGEVTALINNS from the coding sequence ATGAAATACGATGATTTTATAGTAGGAGAAACATTCAAAACAAAAAGCCTTCATATTACAGAAGAAGAAATTATCCAATTTGCAACAACTTTTGATCCTCAATATATGCATATAGATAAAGAAAAAGCAGAACAAAGTAGATTTAAAGGTATCATTGCATCTGGCATGCATACACTTTCAATATCATTTAAATTATGGGTAGAAGAAGGTAAATACGGAGAAGAAGTTGTAGCAGGAACACAAATGAATAACGTTAAATTTATTAAACCTGTATACCCAGGTAATACATTGTACGTTATCGCTGAAATTACAAATAAGAAATCCATAAAAAAAGAAAATGGACTCGTTACAGTGTCACTTTCAACATACAATGAAAATGAAGAAATTGTATTTAAGGGAGAAGTAACAGCACTTATTAATAATTCATAA
- a CDS encoding type I toxin-antitoxin system Fst family toxin, with translation MADILVNIMTTAASGCIVALFSYWLRKRDDK, from the coding sequence ATGGCAGATATTCTTGTTAATATCATGACCACGGCAGCAAGTGGTTGTATCGTCGCGTTGTTTTCATATTGGCTTCGAAAACGTGATGATAAATAG
- a CDS encoding recombinase family protein — MTQLKKKRIGLYARVSTEMQTDGYSIHGQLNQLTEYCQFQGYEVVDEYTDRGISGKTTQRPELQRMLKDAKGGKLDGIMVYNTTRLARNTSDLLNIVEELYEINVEFFSLTEKIEIASSTGKLMLQILASFAEFERNVIVENVFNGQRQRAIEGYYQGNLPLGYDKVPESKKELMINQHEANIVKYIFESYAKGHGYRKIANTLNHKGYVTKKGKPFSISSITYIISNPFYIGKIQFAKYRHWSDKRRKGLNEEPIIADGKHAPIIDKALWDKVQFKRQESRKKPQVHGKGTNLLTGIVKCPKCGAAMAASNTTNTLKDGTKKRIRYYSCSNFRNKGSKVCSANSVRADVLEKYVMDQILEIIKSKKVLKQLVEKVNEQSQIDKSSLNHDIAYKQSQCEELKAKMHTLTKTIEDSPDLDSVLKPTILNYQDELNQINNQIHQLEQDKQAEAPHYDADMIANVLQAIFKDIDKLEKSQLKSLYLTVIDRIDIRNHEHHKKQFYVTLKLNNEIIKQLFNNRPLDEVLLSTSSLFLPQTIYITIE; from the coding sequence ATGACACAACTCAAAAAGAAACGTATTGGATTATACGCACGTGTATCAACTGAAATGCAAACGGATGGTTACAGTATCCATGGTCAATTAAATCAACTTACAGAGTATTGTCAATTTCAAGGTTATGAAGTCGTTGATGAATATACCGATCGTGGTATATCAGGTAAAACAACGCAACGTCCTGAACTACAACGTATGTTAAAAGATGCTAAAGGAGGTAAATTAGATGGTATTATGGTATATAATACTACTCGTTTAGCTAGAAATACCTCAGATTTATTAAATATTGTCGAAGAATTGTATGAGATTAATGTTGAATTTTTTAGTCTAACTGAAAAAATAGAAATTGCGAGCTCCACAGGTAAGTTGATGCTCCAAATCTTAGCGAGCTTCGCAGAATTTGAAAGAAACGTTATTGTAGAAAACGTGTTTAATGGCCAAAGACAACGTGCTATTGAAGGTTATTACCAAGGTAATTTACCTTTAGGCTATGATAAAGTACCTGAGAGTAAAAAAGAGCTTATGATTAATCAACATGAAGCAAATATTGTTAAATATATTTTTGAGTCATACGCCAAAGGTCACGGTTATCGTAAGATTGCGAACACATTGAATCATAAAGGTTATGTGACTAAGAAAGGGAAACCGTTTAGTATTTCGTCCATTACTTATATCATCTCAAACCCTTTTTACATTGGAAAGATACAGTTTGCGAAGTATAGACACTGGAGCGATAAAAGACGAAAAGGACTCAATGAGGAACCGATTATCGCAGATGGTAAGCATGCGCCTATTATTGATAAAGCTTTATGGGATAAAGTACAGTTTAAACGCCAAGAGAGTCGCAAGAAACCACAAGTTCATGGTAAAGGGACCAATCTACTTACTGGGATTGTAAAGTGCCCAAAATGTGGCGCAGCCATGGCGGCAAGTAATACGACCAATACATTAAAAGATGGCACTAAGAAAAGAATCAGATATTATTCATGTAGCAATTTTAGAAACAAAGGTTCTAAAGTATGTTCAGCCAATAGTGTTAGAGCAGATGTATTAGAAAAATATGTTATGGACCAGATATTGGAAATTATCAAAAGTAAAAAGGTATTGAAGCAATTGGTTGAAAAAGTAAATGAACAAAGCCAAATAGATAAATCTTCTTTGAATCATGATATTGCCTATAAACAGTCACAATGTGAAGAACTAAAAGCCAAAATGCATACATTAACGAAAACCATTGAAGACTCACCTGACTTAGATAGCGTATTGAAACCAACAATACTTAACTATCAAGATGAATTGAATCAAATAAATAATCAAATCCATCAACTAGAGCAAGATAAACAAGCAGAAGCTCCACATTATGATGCTGATATGATTGCCAACGTACTACAAGCAATATTCAAAGATATAGACAAATTAGAGAAATCTCAGTTGAAATCACTCTATCTGACGGTTATCGATCGTATTGATATCCGAAACCATGAACATCATAAGAAGCAATTTTATGTTACGCTTAAACTGAATAATGAAATTATCAAACAACTATTTAATAACCGTCCACTTGACGAAGTGCTCCTTAGCACTTCGTCTTTATTTTTGCCACAAACTATATATATAACTATTGAATAA
- a CDS encoding IS6-like element IS257 family transposase produces MNYFRYKQFNKDVITVAVGYYLRYTLSYRDISEILRERGVNVHHSTVYRWVQEYAPILYQIWKKKHKKAYYKWRIDETYIKIKGKWSYLYRAIDAEGHTLDIWLRKQRDNHSAYAFIKRLIKQFGKPQKVITDQAPSTKVAMAKVIKAFKLKPDCHCTSKYLNNLIEQDHRHIKVRKTRYQSINTAKNTLKGIECIYALYKKNRRSLQIYGFSPCHEISIMLAS; encoded by the coding sequence ATGAACTATTTCAGATATAAACAATTTAACAAGGATGTTATCACTGTAGCCGTTGGCTACTATCTAAGATATACATTGAGTTATCGTGATATATCTGAAATATTAAGGGAACGTGGTGTAAACGTTCATCATTCAACGGTCTACCGTTGGGTTCAAGAATATGCCCCAATTTTGTATCAAATTTGGAAGAAAAAGCATAAAAAAGCTTATTACAAATGGCGTATTGATGAGACGTACATCAAAATAAAAGGAAAATGGAGCTATTTATATCGTGCCATTGATGCAGAGGGACATACATTAGATATTTGGTTGCGTAAGCAACGAGATAATCATTCAGCATATGCGTTTATCAAACGTCTCATTAAACAATTTGGTAAACCTCAAAAGGTAATTACAGATCAGGCACCTTCAACGAAGGTAGCAATGGCTAAAGTAATTAAAGCTTTTAAACTTAAACCTGACTGTCATTGTACATCGAAATATCTGAATAACCTCATTGAGCAAGATCACCGTCATATTAAAGTAAGAAAGACAAGGTATCAAAGTATCAATACAGCAAAGAATACTTTAAAAGGTATTGAATGTATTTACGCTCTATATAAAAAGAACCGCAGGTCTCTTCAGATCTACGGATTTTCGCCATGCCACGAAATTAGCATCATGCTAGCAAGTTAA
- a CDS encoding recombinase family protein, with amino-acid sequence MEKAIAYVRQSTLKQQSLATQKSLIIDTAKQHGWSNVTFYDDKKTGGHTKRSGYQKMVEVITSGECKVLCCYRLNRLHRNFKNAIQFFEICKKHHVTIISVNDGYFDLSKEFDCFRLNILMSLAEMESNNISEQTRNGIREKAKQGKLITTHAPFGYHYSKGHFIVNAEEAPTIKAVYRWYLQGLGYKKISQKLDKDMNFISRKPYQVRNILLNPNYCGRVINKYGTFNDIVPPIINVDTFEEAQERRIHKQHNRSNSRNKLKRRIKCPYCQSTLTNLTIKKEHRSLRYYVCPKNMNEAYHTCPFKGINAQMIETEVLNTCKVYCGNQSFHDKLNETILKALKHQQMKHRQSHLTQEQLIEKLAQNQIDIETFKRLSAGFEREERYSNYSSNQIAETIRHVVKDKLTLEIIAPLIDDITITQTKQLQGIYFKNSPLNIVEQSHLITPERNEVI; translated from the coding sequence ATGGAAAAAGCCATTGCTTATGTACGTCAAAGTACACTCAAACAACAAAGCTTAGCGACTCAGAAATCCCTCATTATAGACACTGCTAAGCAACATGGATGGTCCAATGTAACATTTTATGATGATAAAAAAACAGGTGGACATACAAAGCGTTCAGGCTATCAAAAAATGGTAGAAGTGATTACATCTGGAGAGTGTAAAGTATTATGTTGCTATCGGCTAAATCGGCTCCATCGTAATTTCAAAAATGCTATACAATTCTTTGAAATTTGTAAAAAGCATCACGTCACAATCATCAGTGTTAACGATGGATATTTTGATTTGTCTAAAGAGTTTGATTGCTTTCGCTTAAACATACTCATGAGTCTAGCAGAAATGGAATCGAACAACATCAGCGAACAAACACGAAATGGGATAAGAGAAAAAGCCAAACAAGGTAAGTTGATTACAACACACGCCCCTTTTGGTTATCACTACAGCAAAGGTCACTTTATTGTAAATGCAGAAGAAGCACCGACAATCAAAGCCGTTTATCGTTGGTATTTACAAGGACTTGGTTACAAGAAAATTTCTCAAAAGCTGGATAAAGATATGAATTTTATTTCTCGTAAGCCCTATCAAGTTAGAAATATTCTCTTGAACCCTAACTATTGTGGTCGTGTCATTAATAAATATGGAACGTTTAATGATATCGTTCCACCTATTATTAATGTTGATACGTTTGAGGAAGCACAAGAGCGTCGTATTCATAAACAACACAATCGATCCAATTCTAGAAATAAGTTAAAGCGACGAATCAAATGTCCTTACTGTCAATCAACATTAACAAACTTAACGATAAAAAAAGAACATCGTTCTCTACGTTACTATGTCTGTCCTAAAAATATGAATGAAGCCTATCATACGTGTCCATTTAAAGGCATCAATGCGCAAATGATTGAAACAGAGGTCCTAAACACTTGTAAAGTATACTGTGGCAATCAATCATTTCATGACAAATTAAATGAGACAATACTAAAAGCTCTAAAACACCAACAAATGAAACACAGACAATCACATCTAACACAAGAACAACTCATCGAAAAACTAGCACAAAATCAAATTGATATAGAAACATTTAAACGGTTATCTGCTGGCTTTGAAAGAGAAGAACGTTACTCTAATTATTCATCCAATCAAATTGCTGAAACAATCCGTCATGTAGTCAAAGATAAATTGACATTAGAAATCATAGCACCTTTGATTGATGACATTACAATAACTCAAACTAAACAATTACAAGGAATCTACTTTAAAAACAGTCCACTCAATATCGTTGAACAATCGCATTTAATAACTCCTGAAAGGAATGAAGTCATATGA
- a CDS encoding restriction endonuclease subunit S — translation MTEITNAPDLRFPEFNDKWQMMNLSNIVTTIKGNDNQIDLPILTISAKYGWLTQKERFSQVIAGNSLKRYTKVSRGDLSYNKGNSKIAKYGIVYKMNYDEALVPNVYKSFRPHKGINSSFIEKYFHTKKLDRQLRKYISSTARMDGLLNISDNDFYKVNIYIPNSFEQEKIGDFFSKLDRQIELEEKKLELFEQQKRGYMQKIFSQDLRFKDENGNEYPNWKKRKIQDLMEVTSVKRIHQSDWQTNGVPFLRARDIVAYNKGDKIEEPLFISYDKYNAHSKISGKVEKGDLLVTGVGTIGIPFLIKDNKPLYFKDGNIIWLKNQKKLNENFLFYSFLSTSIQNYIKRVAGVGTVGTFTIKNAKKTPIFEPIKEEQEKIGNFFSKLDELINKQNQKIDGLKKRKRGFLQKMFV, via the coding sequence ATGACTGAAATAACAAATGCTCCCGATCTAAGATTTCCAGAATTTAATGATAAATGGCAAATGATGAATTTATCTAATATTGTTACTACTATTAAAGGGAATGATAACCAAATAGATTTACCTATACTAACAATTTCAGCAAAATATGGTTGGTTAACTCAAAAAGAAAGATTTTCTCAAGTAATTGCTGGGAATAGTTTGAAAAGATACACAAAAGTTAGTAGAGGTGATTTATCTTATAATAAAGGGAATTCAAAGATAGCTAAATATGGGATTGTATACAAAATGAATTATGATGAAGCACTAGTACCTAATGTATACAAGAGCTTTAGACCTCATAAAGGAATTAATAGTAGTTTTATTGAAAAATATTTTCATACTAAAAAATTAGATAGACAACTCAGAAAATATATAAGTTCTACTGCTCGAATGGATGGTTTACTTAATATAAGTGACAATGACTTTTATAAAGTAAACATATATATACCTAATAGCTTTGAACAAGAAAAAATAGGTGATTTCTTTAGCAAACTCGACCGACAGATTGAATTAGAAGAAAAGAAATTAGAATTGTTTGAGCAACAAAAGCGTGGTTATATGCAAAAGATTTTTTCACAAGATTTAAGATTTAAAGATGAAAATGGAAATGAGTATCCTAATTGGAAAAAGAGAAAAATTCAAGATTTAATGGAAGTTACTTCTGTAAAAAGAATTCATCAGTCAGATTGGCAGACAAATGGTGTTCCTTTTTTAAGAGCAAGAGATATTGTGGCTTATAACAAAGGAGATAAAATTGAAGAGCCTTTATTCATATCTTATGATAAATACAATGCACACAGTAAAATATCAGGAAAAGTTGAAAAAGGTGACTTACTAGTAACTGGTGTAGGTACAATTGGAATACCATTTTTAATAAAAGATAATAAACCATTATATTTTAAAGATGGAAATATTATTTGGCTAAAAAATCAAAAAAAATTGAATGAAAATTTTCTATTCTATTCTTTTCTAAGTACAAGTATTCAAAATTATATAAAAAGAGTAGCTGGTGTAGGTACTGTAGGTACATTTACAATAAAAAATGCGAAGAAAACACCAATATTTGAACCAATAAAAGAAGAACAAGAAAAAATTGGTAATTTCTTCAGTAAATTGGATGAATTAATTAATAAACAAAATCAAAAAATTGATGGATTGAAAAAACGTAAAAGAGGATTTTTACAGAAGATGTTTGTGTAA
- a CDS encoding ABC transporter substrate-binding protein, which yields MEKLRVGLEWFLNPDHMPLILGIERGWFKEQNLEIEMIEPKEHFDALDEIEKGTMDIAITEPIHLVEDKASNQNVVGFARFLHTNGGIMYKKDKGIKTPKDLIGKRLQYPGAPGLGGIAIAKTMIEADGAQYIDGDIKPVNNSFYHTDALLNDKADAATLIFENFEILEAKSKGLNVDYFALKDYNVPDFCQLIFITTPDKLHFEEEKIKTFIKVIQKAIQYIKTNLEDAIHIYSSYTNTDVSDNLNKSTIQATAKCFTNDLSMSSDFYNDLQLWLKETGKIKQTIEPKEYFTNQLLFSRYAN from the coding sequence ATGGAGAAATTAAGAGTTGGTTTAGAATGGTTTTTAAATCCTGATCATATGCCATTAATCTTAGGAATAGAAAGAGGATGGTTTAAGGAACAAAATCTAGAAATTGAGATGATCGAACCTAAAGAACATTTTGATGCTTTAGATGAAATAGAAAAAGGTACAATGGATATCGCAATTACAGAACCTATCCATTTAGTAGAAGATAAAGCATCCAACCAAAATGTTGTAGGCTTCGCAAGATTCTTACACACCAACGGCGGTATAATGTATAAAAAAGATAAAGGTATTAAAACACCAAAAGATTTAATTGGCAAACGTCTCCAGTACCCAGGAGCTCCAGGTCTTGGGGGTATTGCTATTGCAAAAACAATGATTGAAGCTGATGGTGCTCAATATATAGATGGAGATATTAAACCTGTAAATAACAGTTTTTATCATACAGATGCATTATTAAATGATAAAGCAGATGCCGCAACACTTATCTTTGAAAATTTTGAAATTTTAGAAGCCAAAAGTAAAGGATTAAATGTCGATTATTTCGCATTAAAAGATTACAATGTTCCTGACTTTTGCCAATTAATTTTTATCACTACCCCTGATAAGTTACACTTTGAAGAAGAAAAGATCAAAACATTTATTAAAGTTATACAAAAAGCAATTCAATATATTAAAACTAATCTTGAAGATGCAATTCATATCTACTCTTCATATACAAATACAGATGTAAGCGATAATTTAAATAAATCTACAATACAAGCCACAGCAAAATGTTTCACTAACGATTTATCAATGAGTTCTGATTTCTACAATGATTTACAATTATGGTTAAAAGAAACAGGTAAGATTAAACAAACAATCGAACCTAAAGAATATTTCACAAATCAATTACTATTTAGTAGATATGCTAACTAA
- a CDS encoding glycerophosphoryl diester phosphodiesterase, whose product MLTVYGHRGLPSKAPENTIASFKAASEVEGINWLELDVAITKDEQLIIIHDDYLERTTNMSGEITELNYDEIKDASAGSWFGEKFKDEHLPTFDDVVKIANEYNMNLNVELKGITGPNGLALSKSMVKQVEEQLTNLNQNQEVLISSFNVVLVKLAEEIMPQYNRAVIFHTTSFREDWRTLLDYCNAKIVNTEDAKLTKAKVKMVKEAGYELNVWTVNKPARANQLANWGVDGIFTDNADKMVHLSQ is encoded by the coding sequence ATGCTAACTGTATATGGACATAGAGGATTACCTAGTAAAGCTCCGGAAAATACAATTGCATCATTTAAAGCTGCTTCAGAAGTAGAAGGTATAAACTGGTTGGAGTTAGATGTTGCAATTACAAAAGATGAACAACTGATTATCATTCATGATGATTATTTAGAACGGACTACAAATATGTCCGGGGAAATAACTGAATTGAATTATGATGAAATTAAAGATGCTTCTGCAGGATCTTGGTTTGGTGAAAAATTCAAAGATGAACATTTGCCAACTTTCGATGATGTAGTAAAAATAGCAAATGAATATAATATGAATTTAAATGTAGAATTAAAAGGTATTACTGGACCGAATGGACTAGCACTTTCTAAAAGTATGGTTAAGCAAGTGGAAGAACAATTAACAAACTTAAATCAGAATCAAGAAGTGCTCATTTCAAGCTTTAATGTTGTGCTTGTTAAACTTGCAGAAGAAATCATGCCACAATATAACAGAGCAGTTATATTCCATACAACTTCGTTTCGTGAAGACTGGAGAACACTTTTAGATTACTGTAATGCTAAAATAGTAAACACTGAAGATGCCAAACTTACTAAAGCAAAAGTAAAAATGGTAAAAGAAGCGGGTTATGAATTGAACGTATGGACTGTAAACAAACCAGCACGTGCAAACCAACTTGCTAATTGGGGAGTTGATGGTATCTTTACAGACAATGCAGATAAAATGGTGCATTTGTCTCAATAG
- a CDS encoding DUF1643 domain-containing protein has protein sequence MNTIKSTIHTEAIFSDDEQHRYLLKKTWDEKKPACTVITMYPHLDGVLSLDLTTVLILNQLANSEQYGAVYLVNLFSNIKTPENLKHIKEPYDKHTDIHLMKAISESDTVILAYGAYAKRPVVVERVEQVMEMLKPHKKKIKKLINPATNEIMHPLNPKARQKWTLK, from the coding sequence ATGAATACAATCAAAAGTACGATACACACAGAAGCCATATTTAGCGATGATGAACAACACCGCTACTTACTCAAGAAAACATGGGATGAAAAGAAACCCGCTTGTACAGTGATAACGATGTACCCTCATTTAGATGGCGTATTATCACTCGATCTTACAACTGTTCTTATCCTTAACCAATTAGCGAATTCTGAACAGTATGGTGCTGTATATCTTGTAAATCTATTCTCTAATATTAAAACCCCAGAGAACCTTAAACATATTAAAGAACCTTATGATAAACACACAGACATCCACTTGATGAAAGCGATAAGCGAAAGTGACACAGTGATTCTAGCTTATGGTGCTTATGCGAAACGACCTGTTGTCGTCGAACGTGTTGAGCAAGTGATGGAAATGTTGAAGCCTCACAAAAAGAAAATTAAAAAGCTTATAAACCCAGCAACAAATGAAATCATGCATCCACTCAATCCTAAAGCGCGTCAAAAATGGACATTGAAATAA
- a CDS encoding DUF927 domain-containing protein — protein MSKNILEIGPYFLNSDGWYENIPPKKDGDSKRIVFLASFIVITKKFLDPSKGTEKIVISNANGQENIFASDILSSRNLHLLINYGYSINEKRITSLSNALQQTRNLLSPSHLYEGVGILETPFGSIISLNDVYKTKEFNANTPSEPICDTSYDLEPKGTFEDWFNMYLNEVKGHFHLELATTFGISALVTAFLKHKQDVTFAGIIFSFTGQSSTGKSTAAALAVSVAGNPNKGSETLFRSWNATRNALESYLSNNYGVPLVFDELSSATFKDTTGLLYSIAEGQGRQRSNVHGEVKTPKNWGTSVISTSEYSIFTDSAQNDGLRVRTIEINEQFTTDATNSDNIKKAVAQNYGHVLPFVADYLIKREDEAIQWFKDEHHWFKDKLKDETNNTGKRMFKRYAVITTSAKILGRVLATDIDIAKIRDYFIDYHAHTVSERSLADKAIEVITQFVAQNRGKFSDDKALKNMMENYGLIALKDDYIEVKIIASVFKNMLAEHHFQDVNNVVNALKDKGFIESDRDRITKKRTVKDNNGKKQSLVFYQLKLDSDHASIFGLTKDAEPIKPKINTDNKENFKLWKKQNDELADL, from the coding sequence ATGTCAAAAAATATACTTGAAATAGGACCCTATTTTTTAAATTCAGACGGTTGGTATGAAAACATACCACCTAAAAAAGATGGAGATAGTAAAAGAATAGTTTTTTTGGCTAGTTTTATTGTGATTACAAAAAAATTTCTAGATCCTTCGAAAGGTACTGAAAAAATAGTTATCTCGAATGCTAATGGTCAAGAAAATATCTTTGCGTCCGATATTTTATCATCTCGCAATTTACATTTACTAATCAATTACGGCTATAGTATTAACGAAAAGCGCATCACGTCTTTAAGTAATGCCTTGCAACAAACGCGCAATCTATTATCACCTTCCCACTTGTATGAAGGTGTAGGCATACTAGAAACTCCATTTGGTTCAATTATATCCTTAAATGATGTCTATAAGACCAAAGAATTCAATGCTAACACTCCTTCAGAGCCAATTTGTGATACATCTTATGATTTAGAACCTAAAGGTACGTTTGAAGATTGGTTTAATATGTATCTTAATGAGGTCAAAGGTCATTTTCATTTGGAGTTAGCAACCACATTCGGAATTTCTGCCTTAGTAACAGCATTTCTGAAGCATAAACAAGATGTTACATTTGCTGGTATCATCTTTAGTTTTACAGGTCAGTCATCAACTGGTAAATCAACAGCGGCTGCTTTAGCTGTATCAGTTGCTGGCAACCCTAATAAGGGAAGCGAAACGCTCTTTAGAAGTTGGAATGCTACACGTAATGCACTTGAAAGTTATTTAAGCAACAACTATGGTGTACCACTAGTATTTGATGAACTCTCATCAGCAACTTTTAAAGATACAACGGGGTTATTATATTCGATCGCTGAAGGTCAAGGTCGTCAACGTTCAAACGTTCATGGAGAAGTTAAAACGCCTAAGAATTGGGGCACGTCTGTCATTTCAACGTCAGAATACAGTATTTTTACTGATTCGGCTCAAAACGATGGGTTACGTGTAAGAACCATTGAGATTAATGAACAATTTACTACAGATGCAACTAACTCTGATAATATCAAAAAAGCAGTTGCACAAAACTACGGGCATGTTTTACCGTTCGTTGCTGATTATCTTATTAAACGTGAAGATGAAGCCATTCAATGGTTTAAAGATGAACATCATTGGTTTAAAGATAAATTGAAGGATGAAACAAACAATACAGGTAAACGTATGTTTAAGCGTTATGCAGTTATTACAACATCTGCGAAAATATTAGGTCGTGTTTTAGCTACAGATATTGATATCGCTAAAATAAGAGACTACTTTATTGATTATCATGCTCATACGGTCTCTGAACGATCACTGGCAGATAAAGCGATCGAAGTCATTACGCAATTTGTAGCACAAAACCGTGGTAAGTTTTCTGATGACAAAGCGTTAAAGAATATGATGGAGAACTATGGACTAATTGCCTTAAAAGATGATTATATCGAAGTCAAAATCATTGCGTCTGTATTTAAAAATATGTTGGCAGAGCATCACTTCCAAGATGTTAATAATGTCGTGAATGCACTAAAGGATAAGGGATTTATCGAATCTGACCGTGATCGAATTACGAAAAAACGAACAGTCAAAGATAACAATGGCAAGAAACAGTCGCTTGTCTTTTACCAATTAAAGCTAGATTCAGACCATGCGTCTATTTTTGGTCTAACTAAAGATGCCGAACCTATTAAACCTAAAATTAATACGGATAACAAAGAGAATTTTAAGTTATGGAAAAAGCAAAATGATGAGTTAGCTGATCTTTAA